One window of Colius striatus isolate bColStr4 chromosome 16, bColStr4.1.hap1, whole genome shotgun sequence genomic DNA carries:
- the PLTP gene encoding phospholipid transfer protein, with the protein MAASSLLLLLPCLVTALHSPPGCKIRITSKGLDLVKQEGLRFVEQELQNITVSDLQGKEGQFHYNISQVKVMDLQLALSDLHFQPQQHLVFNISDASISLRFRRQLLYWFFYDIGSINASADGVHIHTVLQLAKDEAGRLKISNISCNASIARMHAGFSGTLRKVYEFLSTLIVTGMRFLLSQQICPSLEHASLVLLNSVLDTVPVRNYVDEHIGIDYSLLRDPAITTDTLDLDFKGMFFPRTQAEQELENQAVEPVIKETERMVYVAFSEYFFDSAMHAYFQEGVLAMELQGEKVPKDLEVLLRATFFGTIFMLSPAVDAPLRLVLQVSAPPRCTIKPSGTSVSVSAFLNISLVPPGRPPIQLSSMAMETKLSARVYLQGKALRVQLDLRRFRIYSKQSALESLALFSLQAPLKTLLQLTIMPIINERTKKGVQIPLPEGMDFTREVVTNHAGFLTVGADLHFSKGLREVIEKYRVAPTAPASTSPGPAEPSGDPHPL; encoded by the exons atggctgccagcagcctcctcctcctcctgccctgcctggtcaCAGCCTTGCACAGCCCGCCCGGCTGCAAGATCCGGATTACCTCCAAGGGGCTGGACCTGG tgaagcaggaGGGGCTGCGCTTcgtggagcaggagctgcagaacaTCACGGTGTCGGAcctgcaggggaaggaggggcaGTTCCACTACAACATCAGCCA GGTCAAGGTGATGGACCTGCAGCTGGCACTGTCCGACCTGCActtccagcctcagcagcacctcGTCTTCAACATCAGCGACGCCTCCATCAGCCTGCGCTTCCGGAGGCAGCTGCTCTACTGGTTCTT CTATGACATCGGGTCCATCAACGCCTCTGCGGATGGTGTCCACATCCacactgtgctgcagctggcCAAGGACGAGGCTGGGCGCCTCAAGATCTCCAACATCTCCTGCAACGCCTCCATCGCCAGAATGCACGCAGGCTTCTCGGGCACCCTCAG GAAGGTCTATGAGTTCCTGAGCACCTTAATTGTCACAGGGATGCGCTTTCTCCTCAGCCAGCAG ATCTGCCCTTCCCTGGAGCACGccagcctggtgctgctgaACTCTGTGCTGGACACGGTGCCGG TGAGGAACTACGTGGATGAGCACATCGGGATTGACTACTCCCTGCTGCGGGATCCAGCCATCACCACAGACACCCTCGACCTGGACTTCAAG GGAATGTTCTTCCCCCGCACACAAGcggagcaggagctggagaacCAGGCCGTGGAGCCGGTGATCAAGGAGACTGAGCGGATGGTCTACGTCGCCTTCTCTGAGTACTTCTTCGACTCGGCCATGCACGCCTACTTCCAGGAGGGTGTCCTGGCCATGGAGCTCCAGGGAGAGAAg GTGCCCAAGGACCTGGAGGTTTTGCTGAGAGCCACCTTCTTTGGGACCATCTTCATGCTG aGCCCCGCCGTGGACGCTCCCCTGCGGCTGGTGCTGCAGGTCTCAGCTCCCCCTCGCTGCACCATCAAACCCTCGGGCACCTCTGTCTCCGTCTCTGCCTTCCTCAACATCTCACTGGTGCCCCCCGGCCGCCCCCCCATccagctctccagcatggccatG GAAACCAAGCTGAGTGCCAGGGTGTATCTGCAGGGGAAGGCTCTGCGTGTGCAGCTGGACCTGCGACG GTTTCGCATCTACTCCAAGCAGTCTGCGCTGGAGTCGCTCGCG CTGTTCTCCCTGCAGGCCCCGCTGAAGACCCTGTTGCAGCTCACCATCATGCCCATCATTAACG AGAGGACTAAGAAGGGGGTGCAGATCCCACTGCCAGAAGGCATGGACTTCACCAGGGAGGTGGTGACCAACCACGCG GGATTCCTCACGGTGGGAGCCGATCTCCACTTCTCCAAGGGGCTGCGGGAGGTGATTGAGAAATACCGCGTGGCCCCCACCGCCCCTGCCTCCACCAGCCCCGGgcctgcagagcccagcggggACCCCCACCCGCTCTAG
- the CTSA gene encoding lysosomal protective protein isoform X2: MRPVLLCALLLGLSRAAPPGHEVTFLPGLAKQPSFRHFSGYLCAGPGKLLHYWFVEAQSNPQDSPLVLWLNGGPGCSSMEGFLKEHGPFLIQPDGVTLKYNDYSWNKIANMLYVESPAGVGFSYSEDKKYATNDTEVAHNNYLALKNFLQLFPEYSKNDLYLTGESYGGIYIPTLAEWVMQDPSLNLKGIAVGNGLSSYEINDNSLVYFAYYHGLLGTELWRDLQAFCCSQGKCNFHDNSNLNCTLKMQEMIQIVEESGLNIYNLYAPCDGGVPGSMRYEGGCLVTHDLGNSFIRTRMKFSWQQNLFRMPVARNKVRMDPPCTNSTALRVYLNSPEVKKALHISPSAPDWEVCSFEVNRSYKRLYMQMNDQYLKLLGATKYRILVYNGDVDMACNFLGDEWFVDSLCQKVQVARRPWLYTEGGENQIGGFVKEFTNIAFLTIKGAGHMVPTDRPLAAFTMFSRFIKNEPY; encoded by the exons ATGAGGCCGGTGCTGCTGTGCgcgctgctgctggggctgagccgcGCCGCCCCCCCGGGCCATGAGGTGACGTTCCTGCCGGGGCTGGCCAAGCAGCCGTCCTTCCGCCACTTCTCGGGCTACCTCTGCGCCGGGCCGGGCAAGCTCCTGCACTACTG GTTCGTGGAGGCTCAGAGCAACCCCCAGGACAGTCCCCTGGTACTCTGGCTGAATGGGGGCCCCGGCTGCAGCTCCATGGAGGGCTTCCTGAAGGAGCACGGCCCCTTCCTG ATCCAGCCCGATGGGGTCACGCTGAAGTACAATGACTACTCCTGGAACAAG ATCGCCAACATGCTCTACGTGGAATCCCCTGCTGGGGTCGGCTTCTCGTACTCTGAGGACAAGAAATACGCCACGAACGACACGGAG GTCGCCCACAACAATTACCTGGCGCTGAAGaatttcctgcagctcttcccCGAGTACTCCAAGAACGATCTGTATCTCACAGGAGAGAGCTACGGCGGGATCTACATCCCCACGCTGGCCGAGTGGGTGATGCAGGACCCCAGCCTCAACCTGAAG GGGATCGCTGTGGGAAACGGCCTCTCGTCATACGAGATCAACGACAACTCCCTGGTTTACTTTGCCTATTACCACGGCCTCCTGGGCACCGA GCTGTGGAGGGACTTGCAGGCCTTCTGCTGCTCCCAGGGGAAATGCAACTTCCACGACAACTCCAACCTGAACTGCACCCTCAAG ATGCAGGAGATGATTCAGATTGTAGAGGAGTCTGGCCTCAACATCTACAACCTGTACGCCCCGTGCGACGGCGGCGTCCCTGGGAGCATGAG GTACGAGGGTGGCTGTCTGGTCACGCACGACCTGGGCAACTCCTTTATCCGGACACGGATGAAGTTCTCATGGCAGCAG AACCTGTTCCGGATGCCGGTAGCCAGGAACAAGGTGCGGATGGACCCGCCCTGCACAAACTCCACAGCGCTCAGGGTGTATCTGAACTCGCCAGAGGTGAAGAAGGCTCTGCACATTTCTCCCAGCGCTCCAGACTGGGAGGTCTGCAG CTTTGAGGTGAACCGCAGCTACAAGCGCCTGTACATGCAGATGAACGACCAGTACCTGAAGCTGCTTGGAGCCACG AAATACCGCATCCTGGTGTACAACGGCGACGTGGACATGGCCTGCAACTTCCTCGGGGACGAGTGGTTTGTGGACTCACTGTGCCAGAAG GTGCAGGTAGCTCGCCGGCCCTGGCTGTACACTGAGGGAGGTGAGAACCAGATCGGGGGCTTTGTGAAGGAATTCACCAACATCGCCTTCCTCACCATCAAG GGAGCTGGACACATGGTGCCCACGGACCGGCCGCTCGCCGCCTTCACCATGTTCAGCCGCTTCATTAAGAACGAGCCGTACTGA
- the CTSA gene encoding lysosomal protective protein isoform X1, giving the protein MCPAGAAAGAAAMRPVLLCALLLGLSRAAPPGHEVTFLPGLAKQPSFRHFSGYLCAGPGKLLHYWFVEAQSNPQDSPLVLWLNGGPGCSSMEGFLKEHGPFLIQPDGVTLKYNDYSWNKIANMLYVESPAGVGFSYSEDKKYATNDTEVAHNNYLALKNFLQLFPEYSKNDLYLTGESYGGIYIPTLAEWVMQDPSLNLKGIAVGNGLSSYEINDNSLVYFAYYHGLLGTELWRDLQAFCCSQGKCNFHDNSNLNCTLKMQEMIQIVEESGLNIYNLYAPCDGGVPGSMRYEGGCLVTHDLGNSFIRTRMKFSWQQNLFRMPVARNKVRMDPPCTNSTALRVYLNSPEVKKALHISPSAPDWEVCSFEVNRSYKRLYMQMNDQYLKLLGATKYRILVYNGDVDMACNFLGDEWFVDSLCQKVQVARRPWLYTEGGENQIGGFVKEFTNIAFLTIKGAGHMVPTDRPLAAFTMFSRFIKNEPY; this is encoded by the exons ATGTGCCCGGCGGGAGCCGCAGCGGGAGCGGCCGCG ATGAGGCCGGTGCTGCTGTGCgcgctgctgctggggctgagccgcGCCGCCCCCCCGGGCCATGAGGTGACGTTCCTGCCGGGGCTGGCCAAGCAGCCGTCCTTCCGCCACTTCTCGGGCTACCTCTGCGCCGGGCCGGGCAAGCTCCTGCACTACTG GTTCGTGGAGGCTCAGAGCAACCCCCAGGACAGTCCCCTGGTACTCTGGCTGAATGGGGGCCCCGGCTGCAGCTCCATGGAGGGCTTCCTGAAGGAGCACGGCCCCTTCCTG ATCCAGCCCGATGGGGTCACGCTGAAGTACAATGACTACTCCTGGAACAAG ATCGCCAACATGCTCTACGTGGAATCCCCTGCTGGGGTCGGCTTCTCGTACTCTGAGGACAAGAAATACGCCACGAACGACACGGAG GTCGCCCACAACAATTACCTGGCGCTGAAGaatttcctgcagctcttcccCGAGTACTCCAAGAACGATCTGTATCTCACAGGAGAGAGCTACGGCGGGATCTACATCCCCACGCTGGCCGAGTGGGTGATGCAGGACCCCAGCCTCAACCTGAAG GGGATCGCTGTGGGAAACGGCCTCTCGTCATACGAGATCAACGACAACTCCCTGGTTTACTTTGCCTATTACCACGGCCTCCTGGGCACCGA GCTGTGGAGGGACTTGCAGGCCTTCTGCTGCTCCCAGGGGAAATGCAACTTCCACGACAACTCCAACCTGAACTGCACCCTCAAG ATGCAGGAGATGATTCAGATTGTAGAGGAGTCTGGCCTCAACATCTACAACCTGTACGCCCCGTGCGACGGCGGCGTCCCTGGGAGCATGAG GTACGAGGGTGGCTGTCTGGTCACGCACGACCTGGGCAACTCCTTTATCCGGACACGGATGAAGTTCTCATGGCAGCAG AACCTGTTCCGGATGCCGGTAGCCAGGAACAAGGTGCGGATGGACCCGCCCTGCACAAACTCCACAGCGCTCAGGGTGTATCTGAACTCGCCAGAGGTGAAGAAGGCTCTGCACATTTCTCCCAGCGCTCCAGACTGGGAGGTCTGCAG CTTTGAGGTGAACCGCAGCTACAAGCGCCTGTACATGCAGATGAACGACCAGTACCTGAAGCTGCTTGGAGCCACG AAATACCGCATCCTGGTGTACAACGGCGACGTGGACATGGCCTGCAACTTCCTCGGGGACGAGTGGTTTGTGGACTCACTGTGCCAGAAG GTGCAGGTAGCTCGCCGGCCCTGGCTGTACACTGAGGGAGGTGAGAACCAGATCGGGGGCTTTGTGAAGGAATTCACCAACATCGCCTTCCTCACCATCAAG GGAGCTGGACACATGGTGCCCACGGACCGGCCGCTCGCCGCCTTCACCATGTTCAGCCGCTTCATTAAGAACGAGCCGTACTGA